A single genomic interval of Aegicerativicinus sediminis harbors:
- a CDS encoding M48 family metallopeptidase produces MKKLGLILSFAAALLFIACKTNPFTGKQTLALVSNSQIFPMSFQQYNQFLSENKVVKGTAEADMVKRVGQRIAIAAEKYLNANGYQGYLEGYQWDYNLVQDDQVNAWCMPGGKIVVYTGLLPVAQTEAGIAAVMGHEVAHALANHGQQRMSAGMLQQIGAVAGNVIIDDPRTLNAFNQAYGIGTTVGVMLPFSRGHETEADQIGLYLMAIAGYNPDEAANLWLRMKANSGGQEPPEFLSTHPATDSRIANIRKMAPAAKAEAAKFGVTSFK; encoded by the coding sequence ATGAAAAAACTAGGACTAATATTGAGTTTTGCAGCAGCATTGCTTTTTATTGCGTGTAAAACCAATCCATTTACTGGGAAACAGACCTTGGCTTTGGTATCCAATAGTCAAATTTTCCCTATGTCGTTCCAGCAATACAATCAATTTTTAAGTGAGAATAAAGTAGTTAAGGGTACTGCTGAAGCGGATATGGTTAAGCGGGTTGGACAACGAATTGCAATAGCTGCCGAAAAATACCTAAATGCAAATGGTTACCAAGGATATCTTGAAGGTTACCAATGGGATTATAATTTAGTACAGGATGACCAAGTAAATGCTTGGTGTATGCCAGGTGGTAAAATTGTTGTTTATACAGGTCTTCTACCAGTTGCACAAACTGAAGCCGGAATAGCAGCTGTAATGGGGCATGAGGTTGCCCACGCATTAGCAAATCATGGACAACAGCGAATGAGTGCAGGCATGTTACAACAAATTGGTGCTGTGGCTGGTAATGTAATAATCGATGATCCCAGAACCTTAAACGCCTTTAATCAGGCCTATGGTATTGGTACAACGGTTGGAGTGATGTTACCTTTTAGTAGGGGACATGAAACTGAAGCTGATCAAATTGGTTTATACTTAATGGCAATTGCTGGTTATAACCCAGATGAGGCGGCTAATCTTTGGTTGAGAATGAAGGCAAATAGTGGAGGACAAGAGCCGCCAGAATTTCTTAGTACACACCCTGCAACAGATTCAAGAATTGCAAATATTAGAAAGATGGCTCCAGCTGCAAAAGCTGAGGCCGCCAAATTTGGTGTCACTTCTTTTAAATAA
- a CDS encoding glycoside hydrolase family 31 protein — translation MITNTELEYKGNLFPSNLVSFKKQVNKLYFTDSQDIILEITIVRDSVLRFRYTTTGSFDNDFSYAITKYASTGYNKLKIEERDDSFLIITTRLKCEVSKTNLRIRLFDAETDALINQDELGFHWEESYEFGGNIVKMSKVSHEGESYFGLGDKPNYLNMKSKRYENWVTDSYAYNKDTDPLYKAIPFYTGLYDGMAYGIFFDNSFKTFFDFSNERRNVTSFWAQGGEMNYYFIYGPKMNDVVESYTDLTGKPHQLPPLWALGYHQCKWSYYPESKVKEIAKKFRKLKIPCDALYLDIDYMDGFRCFTWNKDYFPDPKRMVKELEQNGFKTVAIIDPGIKIDKDYWVYNEALKNDYFCKRADGPYMKGKVWPGECYFPDFTNPEVRDWWGDLFKELIEDIGVRGVWNDMNEPAVMEVPNKTFPDDVRHDYDGNPCSHRKAHNVYGMQMARATYHGLKKFSYPKRPFVITRAAYSGTQRYTSTWTGDNVATWEHLWVANLQVQRLAMSGYSFAGSDIGGFAEQPNGELYTRWIQLGVFHPFCRTHSSGDHGDQEPWSFDEDVVKIVRKFIELRYKLLPYLYTAFWKYVSNGTPLIQSLVLYDQEDVHTHYRTDEFIYGDKFLICPILEPNARGRRLYVPRGNWYNYWNNEIVSGGREMWVDADIDSMPIFVKEGSIIPKYPVQQYVGEKEIKEVTLEIYFMEGREISTLYDDVNDGYDYTKGRYSLRTFRLIGRKNELIIQQHKEGKFTTTYETFKLRFHGLPFKIGTIQLDNVDVEPSQLKINGGSTMVVDKNFTELHIIGK, via the coding sequence ATGATTACTAATACCGAACTCGAATACAAAGGAAATTTATTTCCTAGCAATTTAGTCTCTTTTAAAAAACAAGTAAACAAATTATATTTTACAGATTCCCAAGACATAATTCTTGAAATTACCATTGTAAGAGATTCTGTTCTCCGATTTCGTTACACCACAACTGGTAGTTTCGATAATGATTTTTCCTATGCCATAACCAAATATGCCAGTACGGGTTATAATAAATTAAAGATTGAAGAAAGAGATGATTCATTTTTAATTATTACAACAAGACTCAAATGTGAAGTTTCAAAAACCAATCTTCGTATTCGATTATTCGACGCAGAAACCGATGCCTTAATTAATCAAGACGAGTTAGGTTTCCATTGGGAGGAGAGCTACGAATTTGGTGGTAACATAGTAAAAATGAGTAAGGTCTCCCACGAAGGTGAATCCTATTTTGGATTAGGTGATAAGCCAAACTATCTTAATATGAAAAGTAAGAGGTATGAGAATTGGGTAACCGATTCTTATGCCTATAATAAAGATACAGATCCCCTATATAAAGCTATACCATTCTACACGGGATTATATGACGGGATGGCCTACGGTATTTTTTTTGACAATTCATTTAAAACCTTTTTTGACTTTTCGAATGAGCGACGAAACGTGACTAGTTTTTGGGCTCAAGGAGGTGAAATGAACTATTATTTCATTTATGGACCCAAAATGAACGACGTAGTTGAAAGTTATACCGATCTTACTGGAAAGCCTCACCAATTACCCCCACTTTGGGCATTAGGATACCACCAATGCAAATGGAGTTATTATCCAGAAAGCAAGGTTAAAGAGATCGCCAAAAAATTCAGAAAACTTAAAATACCATGTGATGCCCTGTATTTAGATATCGATTATATGGACGGTTTTCGCTGTTTCACTTGGAACAAAGACTATTTTCCTGATCCAAAGAGGATGGTTAAAGAATTAGAACAGAATGGTTTTAAGACGGTCGCTATTATAGATCCAGGAATTAAAATAGATAAAGATTATTGGGTATATAATGAGGCGCTGAAAAATGACTATTTCTGTAAAAGGGCTGATGGTCCATACATGAAGGGAAAGGTTTGGCCAGGGGAATGTTATTTCCCAGATTTTACAAATCCTGAGGTAAGGGATTGGTGGGGAGACCTCTTCAAAGAATTGATTGAAGATATTGGAGTTCGCGGCGTATGGAACGATATGAATGAACCTGCCGTAATGGAAGTTCCTAATAAGACCTTCCCTGATGATGTGCGGCATGATTATGATGGAAATCCATGCAGTCACCGCAAGGCCCATAATGTTTATGGTATGCAGATGGCACGAGCCACTTATCATGGATTAAAGAAATTCTCTTATCCGAAAAGACCATTTGTCATTACACGTGCAGCATATTCAGGAACTCAGCGTTATACATCTACATGGACTGGAGACAATGTTGCCACCTGGGAACATCTATGGGTTGCAAATTTACAAGTTCAACGCCTAGCTATGTCTGGTTATTCCTTTGCTGGGAGTGATATTGGAGGATTTGCGGAGCAACCTAACGGAGAACTTTATACCCGTTGGATTCAATTAGGAGTATTCCATCCCTTTTGCAGAACACATTCTTCGGGTGATCACGGAGACCAAGAACCTTGGTCGTTTGATGAAGACGTTGTTAAAATTGTGCGTAAGTTCATTGAACTTCGCTATAAGTTATTACCTTATTTATATACTGCATTTTGGAAATATGTAAGTAATGGAACCCCATTAATTCAATCCTTGGTTTTATACGACCAAGAGGATGTTCATACGCATTATAGGACAGATGAATTTATCTATGGGGATAAATTTTTAATCTGCCCAATCCTAGAACCTAACGCTCGGGGTCGGCGATTATACGTGCCTCGAGGTAATTGGTACAATTATTGGAATAATGAGATCGTATCAGGTGGTAGAGAGATGTGGGTGGACGCTGATATTGATAGTATGCCAATTTTTGTGAAAGAGGGTTCTATCATTCCTAAATACCCTGTACAACAGTATGTTGGGGAAAAGGAGATCAAGGAAGTAACCTTGGAAATTTACTTCATGGAAGGTAGAGAAATTTCAACTCTATATGATGACGTAAATGATGGTTACGATTATACCAAGGGCAGGTACAGTTTGAGAACTTTCAGGCTTATTGGTAGAAAAAATGAATTGATCATTCAGCAACACAAGGAAGGCAAGTTTACTACTACCTATGAGACATTTAAATTAAGATTTCATGGGTTGCCGTTCAAGATTGGAACAATTCAACTCGATAATGTGGATGTAGAACCTTCACAACTAAAAATTAATGGTGGAAGCACCATGGTGGTTGATAAGAATTTTACTGAGCTTCACATTATAGGAAAATAA
- the glgB gene encoding 1,4-alpha-glucan branching protein GlgB has translation MAEVILHSLFTDFDISLFKSGKHYRLYEKFGSHPMTLNGVEGTYFAVWAPSAKMVSVIGDFNFWLEGDHKLFVRWDGSGIWEGFIPEVGKGNIYKYKIQSHINDVKTEKADPYARRSEHPPKTASEVWDDNYKWKDKKWMSKRATKNALDSPFSVYEVHLGSWKKQVEEGRFLSYAELADELVAYVKDMNFTHVEFMPIMEYPYDPSWGYQITGYFSPTSRFGYPDEFKLLVDKLHQADIGIIVDWVPSHFPEDAHGLGFFDGSHLYEHPDRRKGYHPDWKSLIFNYGRNEVKSFLISNALFWLDQYHVDGLRVDAVASMLFLDYSRNDGEWEPNMYGGRENLEAIDFLKEMNEAVYQNYPDVQTIAEESTAFPMISRPTFLGGIGFGMKWMMGWMHDTLQYFSKEPIYRKHHHNDLTFSMTYAFTENFMLPLSHDEVVYGKRSILGRMPGDEWQRFANLRLLYSYMFTHPGTKLLFQGAEIGQGEEWNFQTSIDWHLLEYDGHKGIQNLIRDLNKLYKKEPALFEKQFSSEGFEWIDYGDYENSTFPYIRKGHNQEDDLIIVLNMTPVPRENYRLGLPRKGKLKEVFNSDHKSYNGTGEFHNKALKVTDEPWHWKDYSVEIKLPPLGMVALKYS, from the coding sequence ATGGCAGAAGTAATTTTACATAGTTTATTTACTGATTTCGATATAAGCTTGTTTAAATCAGGCAAGCATTACCGTTTGTATGAGAAGTTTGGATCACACCCCATGACACTTAATGGGGTAGAGGGGACTTACTTCGCGGTTTGGGCTCCGAGTGCTAAAATGGTTTCCGTAATTGGAGATTTCAATTTTTGGCTAGAAGGAGACCATAAATTATTTGTCCGTTGGGATGGAAGCGGTATTTGGGAAGGATTTATTCCTGAGGTTGGCAAAGGCAATATTTATAAATATAAAATCCAAAGCCATATTAACGATGTTAAGACAGAAAAGGCGGATCCGTATGCTAGAAGATCTGAACATCCGCCCAAAACGGCTTCAGAAGTATGGGATGATAACTACAAATGGAAGGATAAAAAATGGATGAGTAAACGGGCGACAAAAAATGCATTGGATAGTCCATTTTCGGTATATGAAGTTCATTTAGGTTCTTGGAAGAAACAGGTAGAAGAAGGTAGGTTTTTGTCTTATGCTGAATTAGCGGACGAATTGGTCGCTTATGTTAAGGACATGAATTTTACACATGTAGAATTTATGCCTATAATGGAATACCCATACGATCCTTCTTGGGGATATCAAATTACAGGGTACTTTTCACCAACCTCTCGATTCGGTTACCCTGATGAGTTTAAATTGCTTGTTGACAAGTTGCATCAAGCTGATATAGGAATTATTGTAGATTGGGTGCCTTCGCATTTTCCAGAAGATGCACATGGTTTAGGATTTTTTGACGGTTCTCATTTATATGAACATCCCGATCGGCGAAAGGGTTACCATCCTGATTGGAAAAGTTTGATATTCAATTATGGAAGAAATGAGGTTAAGTCCTTTTTAATAAGCAATGCGCTTTTTTGGTTAGATCAATACCATGTGGATGGTTTAAGGGTAGATGCTGTTGCTTCTATGCTTTTCTTGGATTATTCTAGAAATGATGGTGAATGGGAGCCAAATATGTATGGTGGAAGAGAAAATCTTGAAGCAATAGATTTTTTAAAAGAAATGAACGAGGCGGTGTATCAAAATTATCCAGATGTTCAAACAATTGCTGAAGAATCTACGGCATTTCCAATGATTTCGAGACCAACATTTTTAGGCGGAATTGGTTTTGGTATGAAATGGATGATGGGTTGGATGCATGATACCCTTCAATATTTTTCAAAAGAACCAATCTATAGAAAGCACCACCACAATGACCTTACCTTTAGCATGACATATGCTTTTACCGAGAATTTCATGCTTCCATTATCACATGATGAGGTGGTTTATGGAAAACGTTCAATTTTGGGTCGTATGCCAGGAGACGAATGGCAGCGTTTCGCAAATTTAAGATTGCTATATTCTTATATGTTTACTCATCCTGGAACCAAATTATTATTTCAAGGTGCTGAAATTGGTCAAGGTGAAGAATGGAATTTTCAGACTAGCATCGATTGGCATCTTTTGGAATATGATGGGCATAAAGGAATTCAAAATCTCATTAGGGATTTAAATAAGCTTTATAAAAAAGAACCTGCTCTATTTGAAAAACAATTTTCCTCTGAAGGTTTCGAATGGATTGATTATGGGGATTATGAAAACTCAACCTTCCCATATATTAGAAAGGGTCATAACCAGGAGGACGATTTAATAATTGTTCTCAATATGACGCCTGTTCCAAGAGAAAATTATCGTCTAGGTCTGCCTAGAAAAGGTAAATTGAAGGAAGTATTCAATAGCGATCATAAATCTTATAATGGTACAGGAGAATTTCACAATAAGGCTCTGAAAGTTACAGACGAGCCTTGGCATTGGAAAGATTATTCGGTTGAAATTAAACTCCCGCCTTTGGGAATGGTTGCCTTAAAATATTCTTAG
- a CDS encoding trehalose synthase, translated as MAKNEADNILSNSFRFVGKWEDLLKDKKFVKVFLSDVLEDYILKRRWYGGKASKLKYIELAEYFKIQQHGEVYYGLILEVNFVEAFFHHYFLPIAFVSDENYASEDRILPININGVEGFIIDAINLEAFRKLVFERILSALPRDKTKVQYHKSSLLNATEYKSSRFMGLEQSNTSIIYNDAYVLKFFRRIYADKNPDYEMSRFLSEKKEFKNTPGYLGSINIIDSDDVNITIALMQEMIANEGDAWDYLLKELHKIFMNLEYKKIIIKNLPNTPLFERLEIHTVPPEIIDWAGLNVFLKVQTMAKRTAEMHVALGSEFEETAFTPTRFNGDYEVWLKNRLLYQFQNRLNTVENNIHKLDGLALELAREFLDKKNIIRKRFIAFDWTKLKGERLRVHGDYHLGQILVKDDDFYILDFEGEPESTIRDRKVKQPPLKDVAGLFRSFHYAIYATIFNNGKEYKGTQEELFEAGELLYRYFIGVFLASYVDKIQANNINIGYNQERIFILKYCLLEKAVYELGYELNSRPQWAVIPLKGISNIINLD; from the coding sequence ATGGCCAAAAACGAAGCTGATAATATATTAAGCAACTCTTTTCGGTTTGTGGGCAAATGGGAAGATTTATTGAAAGATAAGAAATTTGTAAAAGTGTTCTTGTCCGATGTTCTCGAAGACTACATATTAAAAAGAAGGTGGTATGGAGGTAAGGCTAGCAAATTAAAATACATTGAACTAGCCGAGTATTTTAAGATTCAACAACATGGTGAAGTTTACTATGGACTAATTTTGGAAGTAAATTTTGTCGAAGCCTTTTTCCATCATTACTTTTTGCCTATTGCATTTGTTTCAGACGAAAATTATGCTTCAGAAGATCGTATTCTTCCCATAAATATTAATGGAGTTGAAGGTTTTATTATCGATGCTATAAATTTAGAAGCCTTCCGGAAATTAGTTTTTGAAAGGATTTTAAGTGCTTTGCCAAGAGACAAAACCAAGGTGCAGTACCATAAAAGTTCCCTTTTAAATGCCACAGAATATAAGTCTTCAAGATTTATGGGACTTGAACAAAGTAATACATCCATTATCTACAATGATGCTTATGTATTGAAGTTCTTTAGGCGAATTTATGCAGATAAAAATCCAGATTACGAAATGAGTAGATTTTTATCGGAAAAAAAAGAATTTAAGAATACACCAGGTTATTTGGGGAGCATCAACATTATAGATTCAGACGACGTAAATATTACCATTGCCTTGATGCAAGAAATGATTGCTAATGAAGGGGATGCTTGGGATTATCTGCTGAAGGAACTGCATAAGATATTTATGAATCTGGAGTACAAAAAAATTATTATTAAAAATCTTCCGAATACTCCACTGTTTGAAAGGTTGGAGATACATACCGTTCCTCCGGAAATAATTGATTGGGCTGGATTGAATGTTTTTTTGAAGGTACAAACTATGGCAAAACGCACCGCCGAAATGCACGTTGCTCTAGGTTCAGAATTTGAAGAAACAGCATTTACGCCTACACGATTTAATGGAGATTATGAGGTATGGTTGAAAAATCGTCTTCTTTACCAATTTCAAAACCGGTTAAATACAGTTGAAAACAATATCCATAAACTAGACGGTTTGGCTTTGGAATTGGCAAGAGAATTTTTAGACAAGAAAAATATAATTAGAAAACGTTTTATAGCTTTTGATTGGACTAAGTTGAAGGGTGAGCGGTTGCGCGTACATGGCGATTATCACCTTGGACAGATTTTAGTTAAGGATGACGACTTTTATATTTTAGATTTTGAAGGTGAACCCGAAAGCACCATTAGAGACAGAAAAGTTAAACAGCCACCATTGAAAGATGTGGCAGGTCTTTTTAGATCCTTTCATTATGCCATTTATGCAACTATCTTCAATAATGGAAAGGAATATAAAGGCACACAAGAAGAATTATTTGAGGCTGGCGAGTTGTTGTATCGCTATTTTATTGGTGTTTTTCTGGCTTCCTATGTTGATAAAATTCAGGCTAACAACATAAATATTGGCTATAACCAAGAGCGTATTTTTATTCTTAAATATTGTTTACTAGAAAAAGCTGTCTATGAATTGGGCTACGAATTAAATTCTCGACCGCAATGGGCCGTAATCCCTTTAAAAGGCATTTCTAACATAATTAATCTAGATTGA
- a CDS encoding alpha-1,4-glucan--maltose-1-phosphate maltosyltransferase, protein MQNQQRVVIDKVSPQINCGKFYIKRVVGEIVNVDANILVDGHDLIGASILYKHESETNFHEARMTYLGNDEWNGHFMVEKQGFYSYMVEGWVDHGLNWQYGIERKIEDGQHVNSELLEGAEYIKRFIEDVDNEEKAFLNECLNTFTYSNRYDEGVNFAKSKTLNDIFYKYPVKELLATSSELHVYVDRYKARFSTWYEFFPRSAAEHPGQHGTFKDCERILPRVSEMGFDTLYFPPIHPIGEVNRKGKNNTTNAAEGDVGSPWGIGSQHGGHKAIHPDLGSLDDFKGLINRAAEHGIEIAMDFALQAAPDHPWVKEHPKWFKWRPDGTVQYAENPPKKYQDILPIYWEGSDYKNLWQECLDTLVYWIKLGINIFRVDNPHTKPFHFWNWVISEIKKDYPDVLFLAEAFTKPKVMQQLAKQGFTQSYTYFTWRDSKHEFIEYLTELTKTDQKDYMRPNFWPNTPDINPYHLQGANESKFIQRYALAATLSSNIGIYGPVFEQMISDALPGREEYHNSEKYQITHYDWYKETKLSRIITKINAVRHQQKALQQTNNIEFCDTDNDQLLAFYKWSDHKDNEMLIIISMDHYYTQKGNVRLPIQSLGINPGHRVQLNDLLTGSSYNWHNEWNYVELHPTLPFHIFLLNK, encoded by the coding sequence ATGCAGAACCAACAGCGGGTTGTAATAGATAAAGTTAGCCCACAAATAAATTGCGGAAAATTTTATATAAAACGGGTCGTGGGTGAAATTGTCAATGTGGATGCCAATATCTTGGTCGATGGCCACGATTTAATAGGAGCCTCCATATTATATAAACACGAATCGGAAACCAATTTTCATGAAGCTCGTATGACTTATCTTGGAAATGATGAGTGGAATGGGCATTTTATGGTAGAAAAACAAGGGTTTTATTCCTATATGGTTGAAGGCTGGGTCGATCACGGATTGAATTGGCAATACGGTATTGAGCGTAAAATTGAGGATGGCCAGCATGTAAATTCAGAATTATTGGAAGGTGCTGAATATATTAAAAGATTTATAGAGGATGTTGATAATGAGGAAAAGGCATTTTTAAATGAATGCTTAAATACTTTTACATATTCTAATCGCTATGATGAAGGTGTAAATTTTGCCAAGAGTAAGACATTAAACGATATTTTCTATAAATACCCAGTAAAAGAATTACTTGCTACTTCTTCCGAACTACATGTGTATGTAGATCGTTATAAGGCCAGATTCAGTACCTGGTATGAATTTTTTCCTAGATCTGCTGCTGAGCATCCAGGCCAACATGGTACTTTCAAAGATTGTGAAAGAATTTTGCCTCGTGTTTCGGAAATGGGTTTTGATACCTTGTATTTTCCTCCCATACATCCAATTGGAGAGGTAAACCGAAAAGGTAAGAATAATACAACTAATGCAGCTGAGGGCGACGTTGGTTCGCCTTGGGGTATAGGGTCCCAGCACGGCGGGCATAAAGCTATACATCCAGACTTGGGATCATTGGATGATTTTAAAGGGTTAATCAATCGCGCTGCTGAGCACGGTATTGAAATTGCAATGGACTTTGCCTTACAGGCGGCTCCAGACCATCCATGGGTTAAAGAGCATCCAAAGTGGTTTAAATGGCGACCTGATGGAACAGTTCAATATGCAGAAAACCCGCCAAAAAAGTATCAAGATATTTTACCAATTTATTGGGAAGGCAGCGATTATAAAAATCTTTGGCAAGAATGCTTAGATACTCTTGTTTATTGGATAAAGCTCGGAATTAATATTTTTAGGGTTGATAATCCGCATACAAAACCCTTCCATTTTTGGAACTGGGTGATTTCTGAAATTAAAAAAGATTATCCTGATGTGTTGTTTTTAGCGGAAGCGTTTACAAAGCCAAAGGTAATGCAACAATTGGCCAAACAAGGCTTTACACAATCCTACACTTACTTCACTTGGAGAGACTCTAAGCATGAATTTATTGAGTATTTAACCGAGCTGACTAAAACAGATCAGAAAGATTATATGAGGCCAAATTTTTGGCCAAATACCCCTGATATCAATCCTTATCATCTTCAGGGGGCCAATGAATCTAAGTTCATACAGAGGTATGCGTTGGCTGCGACTTTGAGTTCTAATATTGGTATTTATGGTCCTGTTTTTGAACAAATGATTAGCGATGCCCTTCCGGGAAGGGAGGAATACCATAATTCAGAAAAATATCAAATTACCCATTACGACTGGTATAAAGAAACCAAACTTTCAAGAATAATAACTAAAATAAATGCTGTTAGGCACCAGCAAAAAGCACTTCAGCAAACGAATAATATAGAGTTTTGCGATACCGATAATGATCAATTATTGGCTTTTTATAAATGGTCTGACCATAAGGATAATGAGATGTTAATAATAATTAGCATGGATCATTATTATACCCAAAAAGGCAATGTTAGACTACCAATACAGTCTTTAGGAATTAATCCTGGACATAGAGTTCAATTGAACGATTTGTTGACGGGTAGTAGTTATAACTGGCATAACGAATGGAATTATGTAGAGTTGCATCCTACACTTCCTTTTCATATATTCTTATTAAATAAATAA
- the msrB gene encoding peptide-methionine (R)-S-oxide reductase MsrB, translated as MKYIITLTLVVSMFSCKGNAQKKEETFKVSKTEQEWRAALTAEEFYVLRDKGTEPAFSSEFNNNHAKGTYVCAACQTPLFKSEHKYDSGSGWPSFDREIKGNVAFSTDYDLGYGRTEEHCAICGGHLGHVFDDGPRETTGKRHCINGVALDFIPAKN; from the coding sequence ATGAAATATATAATCACTTTAACTCTTGTCGTTTCTATGTTCAGTTGCAAGGGTAATGCACAAAAAAAAGAAGAAACTTTTAAGGTTAGTAAAACCGAACAAGAATGGAGAGCTGCGTTAACAGCTGAAGAATTTTATGTATTGAGGGATAAAGGCACAGAACCGGCTTTTTCAAGTGAGTTTAATAATAACCATGCAAAGGGAACGTACGTTTGTGCGGCCTGCCAAACTCCTCTTTTTAAAAGCGAACATAAATACGATTCTGGAAGTGGTTGGCCAAGCTTTGATCGCGAAATCAAGGGTAATGTAGCATTTTCAACTGATTATGACTTGGGTTACGGCAGAACCGAAGAGCATTGCGCCATATGTGGTGGTCACCTTGGACATGTTTTTGATGATGGGCCTAGGGAAACTACTGGGAAAAGGCATTGTATTAATGGAGTTGCTTTAGATTTTATCCCTGCTAAAAATTAA
- a CDS encoding DUF1572 family protein, which yields MEQNFLESTLKLFEYYKSLGDKTFEQLNDDELLFSPNNYSNNIAIIVRHLSGNMKSRWTNFLAEDGEKVWREREKEFSDPFACKEDILRDWENGWKCLFDALHQLTSEDINKTIFIRNQGHTVMDAILRQLAHYSSHVGQIVYLGTIIKGDKWKSLSIPKGGSNAFNEAHFSKPKETKHFTEDFIEVKKANDIE from the coding sequence ATGGAACAGAATTTTCTAGAAAGCACCTTAAAACTTTTTGAATACTATAAATCTCTGGGCGATAAAACCTTCGAGCAGCTCAATGATGATGAATTGCTATTTTCCCCAAATAATTACTCTAATAATATTGCCATAATAGTAAGGCATTTGTCAGGGAACATGAAATCTCGTTGGACAAATTTCTTGGCTGAAGACGGCGAAAAAGTATGGCGGGAGCGAGAAAAAGAATTCTCGGACCCATTTGCTTGCAAAGAGGATATTTTGAGAGACTGGGAAAATGGTTGGAAATGTCTATTTGATGCATTGCATCAACTCACTTCAGAAGACATCAACAAAACGATATTTATCAGAAATCAGGGCCATACTGTAATGGATGCTATTTTAAGGCAATTAGCCCATTATAGCAGTCATGTTGGGCAAATTGTCTATCTAGGCACAATAATTAAAGGCGATAAATGGAAGTCACTTTCCATACCAAAAGGTGGCTCGAATGCTTTTAACGAGGCACATTTTTCCAAACCTAAAGAGACAAAACATTTTACCGAAGATTTTATTGAAGTTAAAAAGGCAAACGATATAGAGTAA